A single window of Mycosarcoma maydis chromosome 1, whole genome shotgun sequence DNA harbors:
- a CDS encoding exocyst subunit SEC10 (related to exocyst complex 100 kDa component) — protein sequence MSNFNVTPPQPRPARSRPPLGSPASAAPLNRATSSTARPYHDAIVSELCTLDTFQNDFNTNDFIAQLTSKLVQRSKADPGPFNPRPFIRTFEAAMDQLAQIRAQVDAQSQQLSSAVHVAESAYTKKLDELSKNFVAVGNSFNSLEDRISEVGRTAIRIGEQLETIDKQRNRASEAHDLIEFYYMFARGDTTKLEHLRKEGGREGRIKTAVIARRLAAISREVDVAGAEQTRDSIDRYCERFERDMLKLFDKFYRRSDPKMMSHIAKVLQGFNGGASCVQIYVNQHDFFISKDRVGEANGIELSQIWTHMADPDHAPPKSEPSLTALFNEIRQTVEIEAQIISAVFPNPLVVMQTFLQRVFAQSVQGFVEVIMDKAADINAPSFVGAGGNIDTKTAALELNPPSNSQPTTSHLAFLRALHMARSSALSLVNDLKLYDYRGAGIIGPAYASAHTANGDGVVSDSIRLLGNDFAAGASQLAGASASPLATMLDQSVEELFVPYMEGIRYIDRESRSLADLYAGLLFKFISFHRTSAAAKRDKASGNTIFNRMRNQITATSDASSSTSSLGGSSNTAQTSTAASSTVSTSKTSFFKLSNLADRVRGTHNTAATSSTLSVTAGSTATASAESSVDGQHVAGGAHVEDELDDTDGDLSLDIAEKMLRWHAESIGRCVDLSSPSEVPKATFALLRVLTSAYIKTYVETALDSALAAVTAQDIRGAVMPDPSAAMSVVRSVELLISLWQHYVNTALLPLASTSVTSRREMMIFNNHNLLRVEGKCDALMQKIADNVVGFLSNRLSTQRKNDFTPKNDDLAFARQNTEPCVACSEALEKVQQAARVHLSLSSSRMVSSTSGSINVRGSPGPVQRPGSSRAIRGAASIDTDEAVARVSWNANNPRADADAADDDDDDQHGRSHLSRNAESFLTEIGVAFHGLLLEHLRKYTVSATGGIMLTKDLAVYQDAIGTFGIPVLSDRFEMLRQLGNLFIVQASVLKSYMREGHLAKIDERLLRPYLLRRADYAKEVRDLDDGPAPTTPTAATAGAANPFGVGKDVFATAPGGHDLFGHLPGLIGRTSAAGGVGTASASASSVGKTTEEVRLQRLGEVLAHLESFKLDAVVKRGKEEQHTSASSAAARK from the coding sequence GCTTGCACAGATTCGCGCGCAAGTTGATGCCCAATCTCAGCAGCTTTCGTCGGCAGTGCATGTGGCCGAGTCAGCATATACAAAAaagctggacgagctcTCGAAGAATTTTGTAGCCGTGGGCAATTCTTTCAACAGCCTCGAAGACCGTATCTCTGAAGTCGGTAGGACTGCGATTCGCATCGgcgaacagctcgagacgatcgaCAAGCAACGGAATCGAGCTAGCGAAGCACACGACCTCATCGAATTCTACTACATGTTTGCCCGAGGAGACACCACGAAactcgagcatctgcgcAAGGAAGGGGGTCGCGAGGGTCGAATCAAGACGGCAGTCATTGCACGCCGCCTGGCTGCCATCAGTCGCGAGGTGGATGTGGCAGGAGCAGAACAGACCCGCGACTCGATTGATCGCTACTGTGAACGGTTCGAGCGCGACATGCTTAAGCTTTTTGACAAATTTTACCGCAGGTCAGATCCAAAGATGATGTCACACATTGCAAAAGTGCTGCAAGGATTCAATGGTGGTGCGAGCTGCGTTCAGATCTACGTCAATCAGCACGACTTTTTTATCTCTAAGGATCGCGTTGGTGAGGCCAAtggcatcgagctcagTCAAATATGGACTCACATGGCCGACCCTGATCATGCACCACCAAAGTCTGAGCCGTCTCTTACGGCACTCTTCAACGAAATCCGGCAGACGGTTGAGATCGAAGCGCAAATCATCTCGGCAGTCTTTCCCAATCCGTTGGTGGTTATGCAGACCTTTTTACAGCGTGTGTTCGCGCAGTCAGTCCAGGGATTTGTCGAGGTTATCATGGACAAAGCCGCCGACATCAATGCACCTAGCTTTGTCGGCGCAGGCGGCAACATTGACACGAAAACAGCAGCACTCGAGCTTAATCCTCCTTCCAACTCGCAGCCTACAACCTCGCATCTCGCGTTTCTCCGGGCGCTCCATATGGCTCGATCCAGTGCACTCAGTCTTGTCAATGATCTCAAGTTGTATGATTACCGGGGCGCTGGCATCATCGGGCCAGCGTATGCATCAGCCCACACTGCAAACGGAGACGGCGTGGTCTCAGACTCGATCAGACTTCTTGGCAACGATTTTGCCGCTGGCGCTAGTCAGCTAGCCGGCGCATCTGCGAGCCCTTTGGCGACCATGTTAGACCAGTCGGTAGAAGAGCTCTTTGTGCCATACATGGAAGGCATCCGCTACATCGACCGAGAgtcgcgcagcttggcggATCTATACGCAGGCCTGCTTTTCAAGTTCATCAGCTTCCATCGCAcatcagctgctgccaaaaGAGACAAGGCGTCTGGAAATACCATCTTCAACCGCATGCGTAACCAGATCACAGCCACTTCCGacgcctcgtcctcgaccTCAAGTCTCGGCGGAAGCTCGAACACCGCGCAGACGAGCACAGCCGCTAGCTCTACCGTGTCGACATCCAAGACATCGTTCTTCAAGCTCTCGAACCTAGCGGATCGCGTTCGTGGTACTCACAACACCGCTGCTACTAGCAGCACTCTATCCGTTACCGCAGGCAGCACAGCGACTGCATCAGCAGAGTCCAGTGTCGATGGTCAACATGTTGCAGGCGGCGCGcacgtcgaggatgagcttgacgaCACTGACGGCGACCTGTCGCTCGACATTGCTGAAAAAATGTTGCGGTGGCATGCCGAGTCCATCGGCCGCTGTGTTGACCTCAGCTCGCCATCTGAAGTGCCCAAAGCGACGTTTGCGCTGCTACGAGTGCTTACCTCGGCATACATCAAAACGTATGTTGAGACCGCTCTGGACTCGGCTTTGGCCGCAGTCACTGCACAAGATATTCGTGGAGCAGTCATGCCGGATCCATCGGCTGCCATGTCGGTGGTGCGTTCTGTCGAGCTTCTTATCTCTCTTTGGCAGCACTACGTCAATACTGCGTTGCTGCCACTTGCAAGTACCAGTGTCACTTCACGCCGAGAGATGATGATCTTCAATAATCACAATCTGCTTCGTGTCGAAGGAAAATGCGATGCGTTGATGCAAAAGATCGCCGATAATGTGGTTGGGTTCCTCTCGAACCGACTCAGTACGCAAAGGAAGAACGACTTTACGCCTAAGAACGACGATCTCGCTTTTGCGCGACAGAACACCGAGCCTTGTGTTGCTTGCTCCGAGGCGCTGGAAAAGGTGCAGCAAGCGGCGAGGGTCCATCTGAGCCTGTCGTCGAGTCGAATGGTTTCGTCTACCAGTGGCAGCATCAACGTTCGTGGATCTCCAGGGCCTGTACAGCGTCCTGGATCGAGTCGTGCTATCCGCGGAGCAGCGTCGATAGATACCGATGAAGCTGTTGCACGCGTGAGCTGGAACGCAAACAATCCGAGAGccgatgcggatgcagctgacgacgatgacgatgaccaACATGGTCGTAGCCACCTTTCTCGCAACGCAGAATCGTTCCTCACGGAAATCGGTGTAGCTTTTCACGGTctcctgctcgagcacctGCGCAAGTACACAGTTAGCGCTACAGGCGGCATCATGCTGACCAAAGATCTGGCAGTGTATCAAGACGCGATTGGAACGTTTGGCATCCCGGTCCTGTCGGATCGATTCGAAATGCTTCGACAGCTCGGCAACCTGTTTATCGTCCAAGCCTCGGTTCTCAAGTCATACATGCGAGAGGGACAtctcgccaagatcgacgagagaCTCCTGCGTCCGTATCTGCTGAGAAGAGCAGACTACGCGAAAGAGGTGAGAGACTTGGATGATGGGCCTGCACCGACAACGCCAACTGCTGCGACGGCGGGAGCGGCCAATCCGTTTGGTGTGGGCAAGGACGTTTTCGCAACAGCGCCAGGAGGTCATGATTTGTTCGGCCACTTGCCGGGCTTGATTGGTAGAACAAGTGCTGCGGGAGGTGTTGGTACGGCATCAGCATCTGCGTCATCAGTGGGTAAGACAACGGAGGAAGTACGATTGCAAAGGCTGGGAGAGGTTTTGGCTCATTTGGAGAGCTTCAAGCTTGACGCCGTGGTCAAACGTGGCAAGGAGGAGCAACACACCAGTGCATCGTCAGCTGCCGCTCGCAAATAG